One part of the Rutidosis leptorrhynchoides isolate AG116_Rl617_1_P2 chromosome 1, CSIRO_AGI_Rlap_v1, whole genome shotgun sequence genome encodes these proteins:
- the LOC139875940 gene encoding protein WHAT'S THIS FACTOR 1 homolog, chloroplastic: MFNHRHTISRYQIASKTSTAIRFWNQFTVSISSLKVVWRKDKKLDQAIDNDKSWRQCAKVVKEVLNEPNQVIPLRYLRKRRERLRLPVKIDTFLRRNPCLFDVYYDRIKPKTDPVKFLKVSEKLQRVLDQQARVYVDNEMLIVEKLCKLLMMSKNNVVSADKLIHVKREFGFPNDFLVNLVPRYPEYFRLVGDSFLELVNWNPKFAKSVIEQRADKESELTGVRIRPSFDWKLPSGFLIRKEMREWIRDWMERPYVSPYDDASNLDQASLEMEKRTVGVFHELLSLSLYKRIPVPILGKFTDEYRFSNAFSSVFTRHSGLFYMSLKGGIKTAMLREAYKGDQLIDRDPLLDINDCFIELLDEGHEQREKQLKVRYQAAQNDMEMAAIRNSTSSDESEELDESEELDESEELYSS, translated from the coding sequence ATGTTTAATCACCGCCACACTATATCTCGTTATCAAATCGCGTCTAAAACCTCAACTGCAATTAGGTTTTGGAATCAATTTACAGTTTCAATTTCAAGTCTAAAAGTTGTTTGGCGTAAAGATAAGAAGCTTGATCAAGCAATTGACAACGATAAATCATGGAGACAATGTGCAAAAGTAGTTAAAGAGGTATTAAACGAACCTAATCAAGTAATTCCGTTACGTTATTTACGAAAACGCCGTGAACGATTACGTCTACCGGTTAAAATCGATACGTTTCTACGGCGTAATCCATGCCTATTTGATGTGTATTATGATCGAATTAAACCGAAAACTGATCCTGTTAAGTTTTTGAAAGTTAGTGAGAAGCTTCAACGAGTATTGGATCAACAGGCTAGGGTTTATGTAGacaatgaaatgttaattgttgagAAATTGTGTAAGTTATTGATGATGTCGAAAAATAATGTTGTTAGTGCTGATAAATTGATTCATGTGAAGCGCGAATTCGGTTTTCCTAATGATTTTTTGGTGAATTTGGTTCCGAGATATCCCGAGTATTTTCGATTGGTTGGGGATTCGTTTTTGGAGTTGGTTAATTGGAACCCTAAGTTTGCGAAATCGGTGATTGAACAACGGGCCGATAAGGAATCGGAGTTGACCGGTGTAAGAATTAGGCCTTCTTTTGATTGGAAGTTACCTTCAGGGTTTTTAATTAGGAAAGAAATGAGAGAGTGGATTAGGGATTGGATGGAACGTCCCTATGTATCACCATATGATGATGCGTCGAATTTGGATCAAGCGTCGTTAGAGATGGAGAAGAGGACCGTGGGTGTATTTCATGAGTTGTTGTCGCTATCGTTGTATAAGAGAATACCGGTGCCAATTTTGGGGAAGTTTACTGACGAGTATAGGTTTTCAAATGCGTTTTCGAGTGTGTTTACAAGGCATTCAGGGCTCTTTTATATGTCACTTAAAGGTGGGATAAAGACAGCGATGTTGAGAGAAGCATATAAGGGAGATCAGTTGATTGATCGAGATCCTTTACTAGATATTAATGATTGTTTTATTGAATTATTGGATGAAGGGCACGAGCAGAGGGAAAAGCAACTGAAGGTTCGGTATCAAGCAGCTCAAAATGATATGGAAATGGCAGCTATAAGAAATAGTACATCGAGCGATGAAAGTGAAGAACTTGATGAAAGTGAAGAACTTGATGAAAGTGAAGAGCTTTATAGCTCTTGA